The following is a genomic window from Cryptococcus depauperatus CBS 7841 chromosome 2, complete sequence.
ATATTATCCAGGCTGGTGCAGTGGGCCTTGCCAATGTTGTCAAGTCCAATTTGGGTATGCTGAGCTGAGGCTGATATTTGTGCGTATGCTGATGTGTTTTCGATTAGGGCCAAGAGGTACTATTAAGATGCTGGTAGATGGTTCTGGGCAGATCAAGATGACCAAAGTTTGTCTAATTTGTTAGCAATATATCATTATAGTACtgatggcaaagacagGACGGGAAAGTTCTACTCTCTGAAATGCAAATCCAGGTTAGTCATTACTGTACAGTATCTCGGTGGTTATTGAGTATTGTTGTAGAACCCAACAGCCGCTATGATCGCTCGAACAGCTGTTGCTCAAGACGAACAATGTGGTGATGGAACAACCTCGGTCGTGCTTCTTGTTGGAGAGCTTTTAAAGCAAGCGGATAGGTATATCCAGGAAGGTGTACACCCAAGAGTAATTGGAGATGGATTTGACATTGCCAAAAAGGAAGCTTTAATTGTAAGTCTACTTTGTCAAAGTTATCCTAACTTCTACAGTTCCTCGATCAGTTCAAGCAAACCCCGAAACTTGATAGAGCCAATCTTATTACTGTTGCTCATacctctctttccaccaAACTTCACTCCAAGCTCGCTCAAAAGCTCGCTGCGGACGTTGTTGATGCCGTGCTCGCTATCCAATCCAAAGAAGATTCTGAGGGTCGTCGCGAACCTATTGATTTACATATGATTGAAGTCATGAAGATGCAACACAAGACTGATACCGATACCCAACTGATCAGAGGTTTAGTTATGGATCACGGTGCTAGACATCCCGATATGCCTAAGCGAATTGAAAATGCTTATATTTTGACACTAAACGTATCGCTTGAGTATGAGAAAACAGAGGTCAATTCAGGATTTTTCTACTCTTCTGCTGAACAGCGAGAGAAGCTTGTTGAATCTGAGCGACGTTTCGTCGACGccaagctcaaaaagattgttgaACTCAAAAACGCTGTGTGTGATATGGCTATTGGATCCAATGAGAAACCCAAAAATTTCGTCATTATCAACCAAAAAGGTATCGATCCGATGAGCTTGGAtgttttggcaaagaaTGGAATCATGGCCCTGAGACGC
Proteins encoded in this region:
- a CDS encoding T-complex protein 1, zeta subunit, which encodes MSSIELINPKAESIKRTQALQVNTAGAVGLANVVKSNLGPRGTIKMLVDGSGQIKMTKDGKVLLSEMQIQNPTAAMIARTAVAQDEQCGDGTTSVVLLVGELLKQADRYIQEGVHPRVIGDGFDIAKKEALIFKQTPKLDRANLITVAHTSLSTKLHSKLAQKLAADVVDAVLAIQSKEDSEGRREPIDLHMIEVMKMQHKTDTDTQLIRGLVMDHGARHPDMPKRIENAYILTLNVSLEYEKTEVNSGFFYSSAEQREKLVESERRFVDAKLKKIVELKNAVCDMAIGSNEKPKNFVIINQKGIDPMSLDVLAKNGIMALRRAKRRNMERLQFACGGIAQNSVEDLTPDILGWAGLVYEHTLGEEKYTFVEDVKEPKSVTMLIKGPNAHTMTQIQDALRDGFRSIKNAIEDESLIPGAGAFELSCAAHLNDNLKSLAKGRAKLGVQAFAEALLIIPKTLAANGGYDVQDAIVGLQQELEEAGKDGIVGLDLKSGEPMDPVAEGVWDNYRVKRQMLHGAATIGVNLLNVDEVLRAGRSSLKEGPGP